A window of Nonomuraea angiospora genomic DNA:
CGAGCGAGCGGGCGCGGGCCAGACCGTCGGAGCCCGGGTCCACGCCCACCATGGAGTGGACCTCGACGGCCTCGCTGCGCAGCAGCTTGACCAGCAGGTCGGTGCCGATGTTGCCGGGGCCGACGATGGCCGCCGTCAGCCTGCTCACGACGCCTGCCTGAAGTTCGCGGTGACGGTGCCGAGCCTCGCGAAGGTGGCCGTCACGACGTCCCCCTGTTCGACGGGGATGGCCGCGGTGACCGAGCCGGGCAGCACGACGTGCCCGGCCTCCAGCGCCACCTTGCGCTCGCCGAGGACGTTCGCCAGCCACACCAGCGCGTTGAGCGGAGACCCGAGCACGGCGCCGCCGGCGCCCGTCTGGACCAGCTCGCCGTTGCGGTGCAGCAGGCAGCCGGTCAGCGCCAGATCGGCGTCCGCGAGCGGCGTCGGCCGGTTGCCGAGCACGAACCCGCCGCTGGAGGCGTTGTCGGCGATGGTGTCCGCCAGCGTGATCTTCCAGTCCGCGATGCGCGAGTCGATGATCTCCAGGGCGGGCAGCACGAAGTCCACCGCGGCCGCCGCCGTCGCGGCCGTGACGCCCGGCCCCGCCAGCGGCCTCTTGAGGACGAAGGCGATCTCCGGCTCGACGCGCGGCTGCAGGAAGCGCGCGGCGTCGATGGGGGCGCCGTCCATGTACGCCATGCCGTCGAGCAGGTGACCGTAGTCGGGCTGGTCCACGCCGAGCTGGCGGCGCATCACCGCCGAGGTCAGGCCGACCTTGTGCCCCACGATCCGGGCGCCGCCCGCCTGCCACGTCTCCACCTGCGCGAGCTGGATCTCGTACGCGGCTGAAACCGACATGTCGGCGTATGTCGCGGTGAGCGGCGCGATCGGGGTCCGCGTGGCGTACGCATCCAGCAGCCCGGTCGCGGCGTCACCTATGGAACGAGGGTCCATCGTGATCCTTCCGTTGTTCTCCCGGGCAGACCTTGCTGCTCGAAGGCGACGCCGGGCAAGCGATCCGTCCCGCCAGGCGGGCCGGGTAACAACGGCCCCCGCGTGTCAGCGCGGCGCGAGGGCGGCGAAGGCTTCGTCCAGGAGCTCGACGAGGTCGAGCCGGCCGTCGGACGCGGTCCAGTGGTCGACGGCGACGTTCAGGCAGTCGAGGGCGGCGGCCACCCGCACCGACCGGACCAGCTCCGTGGATCGGGGGGCGGCCGTGCGCTCGGCCAGGGCCCGGGCCAGCTCGGGCCACCAGCAGTGCTGCTTCTCCCGGTGGCGCGCGCACAGCGCGGGGGTGTCCTTGATGAGGCGGGTCGTCGCGAGGGTGCCGGCGGGGTCCTGGTGGTAGAGCTCGATGACGGCGTCGAGCGCCCGCCGCAGCGCCGTCCAGTCGTCCTCGCCGGCGGGGCGGGCGCGCAGGGCGTCGGCGACCCTGTCGCCCTGGGCGTCGAGGGCGCTGACGACCGCGTCCTCCTTGGTGCCGAAGTAGCGCAGGAAGGTGCTGCGGGAGACTCCGGCCGCCTCGGCCAGGTCGTTGATGGTGACCTTCTCGAAGCCCTCGCGCATGAACAGGTCGAAGGCCACCTGGGCCAGCTCGGCCCGGACGGCGGCCCGTGCGATGTCCCGCGTGCTCGTACGCGCTGCTTCGCTCACCCCGCGATCCTACCTCTTATCCGGATCTAGCTTGCAGAGATAGAACCGCATAGCTAACCTGACACTCAGTTTCACTAACGAAGCAATGATTCAGCACTGGAGACGTGACACCGTGACCCAGACTCTCGGCCTCATCGGCAGCGGCATGATCGGCGGCACGTTGGCCCGCCTCGCCGTCGCCGCCGGCATCGACGTCGTCCTCAGCAACTCGCGCGGGCCGGAATCCCTCGCCGACCTCGTCGCCGAGCTCGGCGAGCACGCGAGCGCGGCCACGCCCGCCGAAGCCGCCCGCGCCGGCGACCTGGTGGTGGCCACCATCCCCTTGCACGCCTACGACCGGCTCCCGGCCGCGGACCTGGCCGGCAAGACCGTCATCGACACGATGAACTACTACCCCGACCGCGACGGCGACCTGCCGGAGCTGGGCGGCGGGGCGCTGACCTCCACCGCCCTGGTGCAGCGGCACCTGGCCGGCGCCCACGTGGTCAAGGCGTTCAACAACATCGACTTCCACCGCCTGCTCACCCTGGCCCGCCCCGCCGGCGCCCCCGACCGCAGCGCCCTGCCCGTCGCGGGTGACGACGAGGGCGCCAAGGCGCAGGTGGCGCGGCTGCTGGACGCGCTCGGCTACGACGCGGTGGACGTCGGCACCATCGCCGACAGCTGGCGCGTCCAGCCCGGCACCCCCGTCTACGTCCAGCCGTACTTCCCGTCGCAGCTGCCCGAGGGGCTGGACCTGGATGAGTCCCTGCGCTGGTTCGTGGACACCCCCGGGGTTCCGGTGCCCGCCGACCAGGTGCGGAAGCTGGCCGACCAGGCCGTCCTCTAGCGCTTCGCGCTGACGCGCGGGCCGTTGTACTCGGCGTCGGTGACGTGGTCCAGCCAGGCGGTGTCGTCGCCCTCCCACATCGCCAGGTGGATCATGAACCGGTCCGGGGCGGCGCCGTGCCAGTGCTCCTCGCCCGGCGGCGTATGGACGATGTCGCCGGGATGGGCCTCGACGATCTCGCCGCCGCGCGACTGGATCAGCGCGACGCCCTCGACGATGTAGAGCGTCTGGCCCAGTCCGTGCGAGTGCCACGCGGTACGGGCGCCGGGCGCGAACCTGACGAGGTTCGCCCGCGCGCGGGAGGGGTCCTCGCCCCGCAGGATCACGTCGGCCCAGGCGTCGCCGGTGAACCACTCGGCGGGCAGCTTGGCGGTCGGCGGCTGCTTAACGATCTTCATGGGTGTCTCCGTCCACGACGGGTCAGGCGGCCGGCCGCCACCCGGCGAACGCGCCCCGGCAGCGGCCCATTGCCCATGAAACACCTGGTCAGACGGCTATGACAGGACCTGGTGTGACACGCACCCGCAGAACACCCTTGGGCTGCCAGAAGGTCAGGAGCTGGTGCTCTTGCGCAGCCGTTCCAGCGCGTCCGGATCGCTCAGCGCCGATCCCACGGCCACTCCCCTGCAGCCCGCGGCCAGGAAGGCGGCCGCGTTGCCCGCGTCGACACCCCCGGTCGCGACGAACCGGACGCCGGGGAACGGCGCGAGCTGCGCCTTGATCCAGTCGGGCCCGAGCTGCGCGGCGGGGAACGCCTTCAGCCAGGTGAAGCCCTGGGCGAGGGCGGCGGCGATCTCCGTGGAGGTGGCCACGCCCGGCAGGTGGGGCAGCCCGAGCCGCAGCGACTCCGCCATGACCTCGGGGTGGAGTCCGGGCGCGACGGTGAAGGCGGCGCCCAGGTCGCTGACGGCGGTCAGCTGCTCGGCCGTGGTCACCGTCCCCGCTCCGACGCTCTTGCCGTTGGCCCGGGCGGCCTCCAGCGCCGCGCGCAGCGACGGCAGCGCGTCGGGCGTCTGCACGGGCACCTCGATGAGCTCGACCCCGAACGCCCAGGCGCGCTCGCACATGGCCACGGTGGCCACGGGGTCGAGATGGCGGAAGATGCCCAGGATCGGGCTCCTGCCGAGGTGTGTGCCGAAGAAGTCAGCGGCGTCCATAGCGGTCTCCTCCCCAGCCCAGACTCTTGGAGATCTCGTGGGCCGCGTCGCGCAGGTCGTCGATGGACCCGCGTAGCTCTTCCAGTGGTACGACCGCCCGCAGAGCGGTGATCGAGATGGCGTGCGTGACCTTGCCCCGGGCGTCGAAGACCGGCAGCGCCACGCAGTTGATGTAGTCCTCGTGCTCGCCGTCGTCCTCGGCCCAGCCCCGCTCCCTGGTCAGGGCGAGCTCGGCCGCGAGCGCCTCGGCGGTGGTGATCGTCGTGGGGGTGAAGCGGGTGAACGTGATGCGCTCCATGACGCGCGCCCGGCTCGCGGCGTCCTGGTAGGCGAGGATGACCTTGGCGACGGCGGCGGTGTGCGGCTGGGCGGGCAGCCCGATGCGCGAGCCCATGGCCACGGTGCCCCGGCCGTCGATCTTGTCCACGTAGATGACCTGGTCACCGGCCAGCTCTCCCAGGTGGACGGTCTGGCCGTAGCGCTCGCTCAGGCCGTGCAGGATCGGGTGCGCGAGCGAGCGGGCCTCCACCTGGTCGAGCGCGAGCTGGCCGAGCGCGATGAGCTGGAAGCCCATGCCGTACCCGCCGCCGGGGACGCGCCGTACGAAACCGCCCTCCTCCAGCGTCTGCAGCAGGCGCAGCGCGGTGGACTTGTGCACGCCGAGGTGATCGGCGATCTCGCCGAGCGTGCGGTGACGTACGGAGACGAACCCGACGATGTCAATGGCCCGTGCGACGGTCTGCGACATGCTCGTACGCCCCCTGTTCGAGCAGTGGGACGATCTCGGCGGCGGGAGGGAGATCGGTCAGGTCGGCCGGGGACATCAGGACGCGGGAGGCCGCGTAGTGTCCCAGCCGCAGGCGCGTGAGCTCGTCCCGGCCGTCGAGGAACCCGCTCAGCCAGCCGGCCGCGAAGGCGTCGCCCGCGCCGACGGCGTCGAGCACCTCGACCGGCGTCGACGGCGCTCGGTGGACGCCCTCCGGGGTGAAGGCGACCGCCTCGATCGCGGCGTCCTTGACGATCAGGTACGGGGGCCGGTCGATGATCCGGCGCACGCTCTCGGCGTCGGAGGTGCCCCACAGCGTCTCCGCCTCGTCGCGCCCGACGAAGACGATGTCGGCGCGCTGGGCGAGCTCCAGGAGCACGGCCGGCGCGTCGGCGTCCTTCCACAGGCTCGGCCGGTGGTTGACGTCGAAGCTGACCGTGGCCGGTCCGAGCGGCCGGTCGAACACGATGTGCCTGGTCAGCTCCAGGCACTGCGGGGAGATGGCCGCGGTGATGCCGGAGATGTGCGTGATCCTGGACGGCCGGGCAGCCCAGCCCGCGACCTCGGCCACGGTCATGGCCGAGGCGGCCGAGCCGCGCCGGTAGTAGTAGACGCGGGTGCCCGAGGCGGTCGGGTCCTTGAAGTACACGGCGGTGGGCCGCTCGTCGTCGCGGCGGACCAGATCGACGTCCACGCCGTGGCCGCGCAGCGCGTCGAGGACGAGGTCGCCGAGGGGGTCGCGGCCGACGGCGCTCGCCCAGGCCGTGGCGTGGCCGAGCCGGGCCAGCAGCGCGGCGACGTTCGACTCCGCGCCGCCGGGGCGCAGGATGAACGCGCTGTCCGCGTCGAGGCGGCCGCCCGGCGTCGGGGTGACCATCACCATGGTCTCGCCGATCGCGAGCACGTCTGCGGGTCTCATCGGCCGCTCACCCTCCGCAGGCACTTCATGGACGCACTCCTTCATTGCAAATGTCGCAACGCATATGCTGTATTTGCAATATAGCGTGCTATGCCCCGATGTTCACCTGGAGGTAGGACCGGTAGGTGTCGAGCAGCGGGTCGCCGGTCCCGGCCATCCACGCGAGCAGGTCCTGCCGGGCCGCGTCGAGGTCCTTCCGGCGATCCGGGTCGCCGGCCAGGTCCGCCAGCGCGTGCAGATCGGCCCGCAGGTCGTAGAGCTCCTCGGGTGTCCGGTGCCGGTAGAAGCGGGCGCGCTCGGCGAGCCGCTCGTCGCCGGAGGCGGCGGCGAGCATCGCGGGCCAGGTGCGTCCCGTCATGTTCTCGGCCCGGTACTCCCGGGTGCCGTCGGACCACTCGTTCCAGATGTAGCCGAAGCGGTCGTCCAGCCGGCACCGCATCTCGTAGCGGCCCTTCGCCGCCGTCTCGTGGAACACGGTGAACACCGCCTCCCGGCCGTCCTGGGGCTCCCCGCGCAGCAGGGGAAGCAGGGTCCGCCCGTCCAGCCCGGCCGGTCCGGGCAGGCCCGCCGCCGCGCAGAACGTGGGGAACAGGTCGATCATCGACACGAACGCCGTGTCCTCGCGCCCGCCCGGGCGGGTCATCCCGGGCCAGCGGACGATCAGCGGGGTCCGGCTGCTCTGCAGGTAGCAGTTCGCCTTGGCGAACGGCACGGCGATCCCGTTGTCCGACAGGAACACCACCAGGGTGTCGTCTGCCGTGCCCGTCTCGTCCAGCGCGCGCAGCACCGCGGCGACCACGTCGTCGCAGCGGCGGGACGAGCTCAGGTACTCGCGGTACTCCCGCGCCACCTCCGGCAGGTCGGGCAGGAAACCGGGCACCCCTCCGACGTCGTCCGCCGGCCCGAAGACCTTCGACGGGGCCGGGTAGGAGGCCCTGGCCTCGGCCGGGAAGCGGTCCAGCTCGTCCTGGCCACCGGAGTACGGCCGATGCGGGTCGTGCGCGTTGGCCATGAGGAACCAGGGCCGCCCCCGCGCGGCCGCCTCTTCCATGAACCGCCGCGACGCCTCGCCGTAGGCGCGCGGATCCCGTCCCATCCCCAGCTCGCGCATGCCGAGCGCGTGGTCCCAGCCGAACGCCTCCACCGGCTGCAGATGCTCCACCTTGCCGAGGATGCCCGACATGTACCCGGCCTCGCGCAGGACCCGGGTGAGCACCGGCACTCCGTCGGCGATCGGCTCGAAGCCCTGCGCGCCGTTGCGATGCGGCCAGCGACCGGTCATGATCGCCGAGCGGCTGGGCTGGCACACCGCGATGGCGACGTGCGCGCGCCCGAAGGTCGTCCCCTCGGCGGCGAGCCGGTCCAGGGTGGGGGTCACCTCCGCCGGGCCGCCGAAGCAGCCCGGCGTGTCGCCGCCCATGTCGTCCGCGGTGATCAGCAGGATGTTCGGTGGCATGCGGCCTCCTCAGCGGCCGGCCGCGGCGATCCTGCGTTCCCACGCGGCGTGCCGCGCGGGCGTCCAGGCGGCCTCCGTGGCGTGCCACGAGACCGGCGTGGCGCCGGTGGCGGTGGACAGCCGCTCCGCGAGGTCGTCCGCGAGGTGGGCGCGGCCGGTGGCGCGCAGGTGCTCCATGTAGCGGACCGGGTCGTTGTAGTAGGTCGGCCCGACCTGCAGCGTCGCCTGCATGGGGTCGGGCAGCGCGCCCGGCCGGCCGGCGTAGGTGTGCCACCATTCCGACAGGTGCGTACGCATCTGCGCCGCCAGCTCCGGCTCCTTTTCAAGGAGATCGGTGGTGAGGTGGGGGTCGGCGGTGACGTCGAAGAGCTGCTCCCACTCGGCGCGGAAGCTGCCCGGATGGTAGGTGCGCACGTAGAGGTGGTCGCGGGTGCGGACCGCCCGCTGGTAGGTGTGGGCCCCGTGGCCGAGCACCAGGTACGGGCGCGACGGGATTTCCGAGCCGCGTACCGCGTCGGCGAACGAGGCGCCCTGCCACCCGCCCGGGATCGGGATGTCCAGCATGTCGCAGAGCGTGGGCGCGAGGTCGATGTTGTACAGCAGCGCGTCACAGCGCCGCGCGTCCTCGGGCAGGTCGTCGGTGACGCCCGGCCAGTAGACGACCAGCGGCACCCGGTGGACCGGCTCGTTGGCGTGCCCGTGCTCGGCGTAGGAGCCGTTCTCGCCGAAGGACTCCCCGTGGTCGGCGCTGACGATGATCGCGGTCTCCTCGGCGATGCCGAGCTCCTCGAGCGTGGCCAGCAGCTCGCCGAACAGGCTGTCCCAGTACATGATCGTGCCGTCGAACCCGTTGATGAGGTGCTCGAAGTCGGCGCGGGTGCGGATGGCCTCCGGCATGTTGTGCGGGACCGGGGAGCTGCGCGGCAGGACCGAGTAGTGCAGGTCGAGCGCGCCGCGCGGCCCGTAGACCTCCGCGTGGCCGTCGATGGCCTCCTGGTCCGGCCAGGCCGGGGGCGGCCCGGAGGCGGCCGCCCGCTCGGTCCAGCCCGGCTCGGTCAGGTACGGCGTGTGCGGCTCCCAGTACGTCAGGTGCAGGTACCAGTCGTCCTCGTGCGCGTGCCGGCGGATCCAGTCCAGCCCGACCCGGTTGATGTCGCGCCCGTCCTCGTCGTTGAGCTGGTTGCCGGCCCGGATCGATTCGCGGAAGTTGCCCAGGAAGTAGTAGGCCCGGTGCCGCTCGGCGAACATCGACACGGCTGCCGTGTAGTAGCCGTGCTCCCCCAGCCGCTGGCCGAGCAGCGGGCGTTCCGGATGGTTGCCGTGGCCCGGGTCGAGGCGGAACCTGGCGGCCTCGCCGAAGTGCCCGACGACGCCGTTCGTGATGCCGAACTGCCCGCTGGTCAGCGCGGTGCGCGAGGGCAGGCAGGGCGAGTCGCAGCAGTAGTAACGCTCGAACACCACGCCCTTGTCGGCCAGCGCCTGCAGGTTCGGCGTGGTCGGCCGTCGGTAGCCGTAGGGCTGCGTGTGGTCGGCTCGGAGCGTGTCGACGTCGATGTAGATGACGCGCATGGAGACCCTTCGTGTGTCGGTCAGTCGAGATCGCGGGCGCAGCGGAAGCCGGTGTTGCCTCCGGAGGTGTCCGGCGAGTTGTGCGAGCGGGCGGCGACCCGGTAGCGGTTGCAGTAGGAGGCGTGGCAGAGGTACGAGCCGCCGCGCGTCACGCGGTCGGTGCCCGAGGGCGGCCCGGCCGGGTTCCGCGCCTGCGCGGGGTGGTCCGTGCCCCACCAGTCGGCGCACCACTCCCAGACGTTGCCCGCCATGTTGTGCAGGCCGAAGTCGTTGGGCGGGAACGCGTGCGCCGGGGCGGTCCCGGCGTAGCCGTCCTCGGCCGTGTTCGTGACCGGGAAGCGGCCCTGCCAGATGTTGGCCAGGTGCCGGCCCCCGGGGGTGAGCTCGTCGCCCCACGGGTAGCGCCGCTGGTCGTGTCCGCCCCGGGCGGCGTACTCCCACTCCGCCTCGGTCGGCAGCCGCTTGCCGGCCCAGCGGGCGTAGGCGTCCGCGTCGTGCCAGGACACGTGGACGACCGGATGGTCGCCGCGGTCGTCCAGGCCGCTGCCCGGCCCCTCGGGATGGCGCCAGTCCGCTCCCCGGACGGCCGCCCACCACGGGGTGACCTCGGGCCGCGGCGAGATCCGGCGCAGGTCCCGGTTCAGGAAGCGGACGAAGACGTAGGACCAGCCGATCCGTTCGGCTTCCGTGACGTAGCCCGTCTCGGCCACGAATCCCGAAAAATCATCGTTCGTCACTGCGCAGCGGTCGATGAGGAACGGCGAGAGCTCCACCGCGCGGACCGGGCCCTCACCGTCGGAGGGGAAGCCCTCGGCGTCGTCGCTGCCCATCCGGAAGCGCCCGCCGGGCAGCCGCACCATCCCGGCGCCGGATCCGCGCCCCGCCTGCGGCGGGGGCCCCACCGGCGTGGACGCGCCGGACGACGGACGTCCCGGCGTGCAGCAGCCGCTCATGCCACCGCTCCGGCGGCGAGGTTCGGACGGGAGCATGGATGGCTTCGTACGCCTGTGCGCATGGTGGAACTCCTCGTGAACGCCG
This region includes:
- a CDS encoding 2-keto-4-pentenoate hydratase, yielding MDPRSIGDAATGLLDAYATRTPIAPLTATYADMSVSAAYEIQLAQVETWQAGGARIVGHKVGLTSAVMRRQLGVDQPDYGHLLDGMAYMDGAPIDAARFLQPRVEPEIAFVLKRPLAGPGVTAATAAAAVDFVLPALEIIDSRIADWKITLADTIADNASSGGFVLGNRPTPLADADLALTGCLLHRNGELVQTGAGGAVLGSPLNALVWLANVLGERKVALEAGHVVLPGSVTAAIPVEQGDVVTATFARLGTVTANFRQAS
- a CDS encoding TetR/AcrR family transcriptional regulator — its product is MSEAARTSTRDIARAAVRAELAQVAFDLFMREGFEKVTINDLAEAAGVSRSTFLRYFGTKEDAVVSALDAQGDRVADALRARPAGEDDWTALRRALDAVIELYHQDPAGTLATTRLIKDTPALCARHREKQHCWWPELARALAERTAAPRSTELVRSVRVAAALDCLNVAVDHWTASDGRLDLVELLDEAFAALAPR
- a CDS encoding NADPH-dependent F420 reductase — translated: MTQTLGLIGSGMIGGTLARLAVAAGIDVVLSNSRGPESLADLVAELGEHASAATPAEAARAGDLVVATIPLHAYDRLPAADLAGKTVIDTMNYYPDRDGDLPELGGGALTSTALVQRHLAGAHVVKAFNNIDFHRLLTLARPAGAPDRSALPVAGDDEGAKAQVARLLDALGYDAVDVGTIADSWRVQPGTPVYVQPYFPSQLPEGLDLDESLRWFVDTPGVPVPADQVRKLADQAVL
- a CDS encoding (R)-mandelonitrile lyase yields the protein MKIVKQPPTAKLPAEWFTGDAWADVILRGEDPSRARANLVRFAPGARTAWHSHGLGQTLYIVEGVALIQSRGGEIVEAHPGDIVHTPPGEEHWHGAAPDRFMIHLAMWEGDDTAWLDHVTDAEYNGPRVSAKR
- a CDS encoding bifunctional 4-hydroxy-2-oxoglutarate aldolase/2-dehydro-3-deoxy-phosphogluconate aldolase — encoded protein: MDAADFFGTHLGRSPILGIFRHLDPVATVAMCERAWAFGVELIEVPVQTPDALPSLRAALEAARANGKSVGAGTVTTAEQLTAVSDLGAAFTVAPGLHPEVMAESLRLGLPHLPGVATSTEIAAALAQGFTWLKAFPAAQLGPDWIKAQLAPFPGVRFVATGGVDAGNAAAFLAAGCRGVAVGSALSDPDALERLRKSTSS
- a CDS encoding IclR family transcriptional regulator — encoded protein: MSQTVARAIDIVGFVSVRHRTLGEIADHLGVHKSTALRLLQTLEEGGFVRRVPGGGYGMGFQLIALGQLALDQVEARSLAHPILHGLSERYGQTVHLGELAGDQVIYVDKIDGRGTVAMGSRIGLPAQPHTAAVAKVILAYQDAASRARVMERITFTRFTPTTITTAEALAAELALTRERGWAEDDGEHEDYINCVALPVFDARGKVTHAISITALRAVVPLEELRGSIDDLRDAAHEISKSLGWGGDRYGRR
- a CDS encoding sugar kinase, with translation MRPADVLAIGETMVMVTPTPGGRLDADSAFILRPGGAESNVAALLARLGHATAWASAVGRDPLGDLVLDALRGHGVDVDLVRRDDERPTAVYFKDPTASGTRVYYYRRGSAASAMTVAEVAGWAARPSRITHISGITAAISPQCLELTRHIVFDRPLGPATVSFDVNHRPSLWKDADAPAVLLELAQRADIVFVGRDEAETLWGTSDAESVRRIIDRPPYLIVKDAAIEAVAFTPEGVHRAPSTPVEVLDAVGAGDAFAAGWLSGFLDGRDELTRLRLGHYAASRVLMSPADLTDLPPAAEIVPLLEQGAYEHVADRRTGH
- a CDS encoding sulfatase family protein gives rise to the protein MPPNILLITADDMGGDTPGCFGGPAEVTPTLDRLAAEGTTFGRAHVAIAVCQPSRSAIMTGRWPHRNGAQGFEPIADGVPVLTRVLREAGYMSGILGKVEHLQPVEAFGWDHALGMRELGMGRDPRAYGEASRRFMEEAAARGRPWFLMANAHDPHRPYSGGQDELDRFPAEARASYPAPSKVFGPADDVGGVPGFLPDLPEVAREYREYLSSSRRCDDVVAAVLRALDETGTADDTLVVFLSDNGIAVPFAKANCYLQSSRTPLIVRWPGMTRPGGREDTAFVSMIDLFPTFCAAAGLPGPAGLDGRTLLPLLRGEPQDGREAVFTVFHETAAKGRYEMRCRLDDRFGYIWNEWSDGTREYRAENMTGRTWPAMLAAASGDERLAERARFYRHRTPEELYDLRADLHALADLAGDPDRRKDLDAARQDLLAWMAGTGDPLLDTYRSYLQVNIGA
- a CDS encoding sulfatase family protein, with product MRVIYIDVDTLRADHTQPYGYRRPTTPNLQALADKGVVFERYYCCDSPCLPSRTALTSGQFGITNGVVGHFGEAARFRLDPGHGNHPERPLLGQRLGEHGYYTAAVSMFAERHRAYYFLGNFRESIRAGNQLNDEDGRDINRVGLDWIRRHAHEDDWYLHLTYWEPHTPYLTEPGWTERAAASGPPPAWPDQEAIDGHAEVYGPRGALDLHYSVLPRSSPVPHNMPEAIRTRADFEHLINGFDGTIMYWDSLFGELLATLEELGIAEETAIIVSADHGESFGENGSYAEHGHANEPVHRVPLVVYWPGVTDDLPEDARRCDALLYNIDLAPTLCDMLDIPIPGGWQGASFADAVRGSEIPSRPYLVLGHGAHTYQRAVRTRDHLYVRTYHPGSFRAEWEQLFDVTADPHLTTDLLEKEPELAAQMRTHLSEWWHTYAGRPGALPDPMQATLQVGPTYYNDPVRYMEHLRATGRAHLADDLAERLSTATGATPVSWHATEAAWTPARHAAWERRIAAAGR
- a CDS encoding formylglycine-generating enzyme family protein; translation: MSGCCTPGRPSSGASTPVGPPPQAGRGSGAGMVRLPGGRFRMGSDDAEGFPSDGEGPVRAVELSPFLIDRCAVTNDDFSGFVAETGYVTEAERIGWSYVFVRFLNRDLRRISPRPEVTPWWAAVRGADWRHPEGPGSGLDDRGDHPVVHVSWHDADAYARWAGKRLPTEAEWEYAARGGHDQRRYPWGDELTPGGRHLANIWQGRFPVTNTAEDGYAGTAPAHAFPPNDFGLHNMAGNVWEWCADWWGTDHPAQARNPAGPPSGTDRVTRGGSYLCHASYCNRYRVAARSHNSPDTSGGNTGFRCARDLD